The genomic region ATGTGTGCCGTCAAATATTGGTTCCATATATCCATGCGCTTTGGATTCTCCAGCAATATATTCTCAAAGTACATTTTCCCCCTgtaatacatttttatactGTATTTACGGTATATAATGTTGGTATAAGCGTAATTTGACTTACATTTCTGGAGATCCGTGTTTGTACTCTAATAATGCTGTTGAGgatgttattaaaattctcTTCCTTTGGGGTATTCTAGTAATACATACTTTGTGGAGCTGCCTTCCAGCTTCGAAATCCTTCATATTTTCATACAATAATCTTAGATACGACAACCAAACCTAcatgaaattataaaactgTATAAAGTAAAACCTTTTTGGACTTGTGAAACTTTTTGATTGCCTTTTCACAAATCTCCTTCGCCTTTTCAAGCTGATTGTTGTTAACAAAAATGTTTATCATCTTCAGGTGAATTGATTTACTATCATTATATTGAATAGCcctaataaattattaacctaacatttatataactagtttatatataacGTTAAATAAGAATTACTGTTTAAAAATCTCCATAACTTTATCTCCATATATACACTCCATGTTTAGGTATGCAACCCAAAGGTTCATTTTCTCAGCCATTTCTCGGAAGTCTATTGCCTTTAACCCTCTTTTAACAGTTTTTCTTGCCATTTCTATGTCACCTGAGTTGATGTAAAACGCCATATATGCTATCCACACTGCCGAGGAACGTGAATTTGTAACCACTAGTCTTTCGAAATCCATTACAGAGTTGGGATTCCTCATCCATTCCTTATCTGCGATTCTATCCTCCAATTCACGGATTTTCATCTCATTTTCATACTgaaattgattaattatatttaaattgttttacCTCTAATTTTGAGTCTATATTAAGGTTAATTCCTTTTTTAtcctttttatttttagatttatcaacctttttatcttcattattGGTTTTTTCACTTGTTAAATTTGGATTCTTTCCATTTAATTGcgattttttatttatttttttatttcgTTTAGGAATTTTacttttcattttatttcGACCTGAATTTTTACCTTTATGATCATTTTTTACTCCGATTAAGTGATTTTCATCactcattatttaaaatgtttgcgattcaacaaataataaataataaataaattacttaTTAAACTACTACACAACTGTTCTACATAGTATATTAACGGTGGTGTAAATAATTGTGTATTgaaaaaaaaattaatttttcttgaGTTTCTTTTTACTTTTATAATccttaaatatttgtttacaGAGTAGTTTCCTCTTTTCCCTTCTAGGTTTTTTTGTGGTATCCTTGTTTTccaataattttgatatttttagCTCATCTAAGGTCACTGAAAAGACCTTCTTGGCTCGGTCAACTCTTGTAACAGCGCATTTTACAACCGAATCAGTATTTAAATCCATAGATAACTCTTTAGCTTTCTTGACTTCCTCTGGACTTAAAACTGTTTTCAGCTcattatagaattttaCATAAATCTTCTGGTTTCCTTTGCCAACTTTTGGTTCTTCCAGTTCATCTGAATTTGCAGATTGAGGATCCAAACCATTAGTTGTATACAAAGTATCCTTTGCGATCGTAACGTAGcctattaattttttcccAACGTGCAATTGTTCGAATTTAACCACAGGATCTGTGTCATCTAGCATAAGCCCTTTGGCTGTTAAAATGAGTTTATTGTGGGCATGGTCGAATTTAAGTACTCTTAGTCTGAGATTTCTTCCAACTTTAAGGCCTTCGGGTAATTTCGTCACTGGAACTTGAGTGAGGTGGCCGAGAGGTACTTTTCCGAACACTAAGCTTGAAATTTGCACTATGGCACCGCTATTGACAAGGTTGATAATTTTACCCTTTACAACATCTGATGCTGATAGTTCAAATGGAGTTACGTACTCCTCGCTAATCAATGAACTTTTCATTGATACTCTCGTTAGCCTTGTGAAGTAGTCAAATTCTATAACTCTGCATTCATGGACTGATCCTACAGAATATTTGCTAGATGAAAATATTGTTTCCTCAGTCAATGACTTGTCATCCAACACATCATGGATAGCGCAATAACAGTGTAAAACTCTCTTATCTGAATTATTGATGTCGTCACCAGTGGGAGGAATTGATTCCAGTAAAAATCCGGAGCTGAAGCATTGTGTTATTTTACAGTTTATAATCTTATTATTAATGGGTTTAAAGGCTTGACCCATTGGTCCTTTCCACTTAAGTATCTGTGACTGCATTGACATGTGTAGTTTTTTATTCTCAAAATCTACTTGTATTATTCTACATTCAACCGTTTCTCCTACCAAACTATAGAAATCCTCCATTTCAACTTCATTTGAGATATTAGTTTGTGCAAATGAGTGTAGTGAAGATATTGTTTCGTTAATTGATCCAAGGCACTTGACAGTATAACCTGCAAAAACAGACTTACTTGAACCCTCTAAAACTATATTGTGGACATTTAACACTTCGGCTTTTAATAGAAGTCCTGGTTTTAGTGTATCAAATACTAGACCCGCTTCAGTATCAATTGGGGTCTTGTAGAGCCAGGGCCACTGACACTTAACAAATCCTCTTTCAGCGTTTACTGTTACCACTGCTACATTTACAGTTGAGTTTATTGGATAACTTGACtttaaaatacttttcACTGACTCTCTGCCTTGCTCGTCGTACATTATGAACCCGTTCAACCCGCTTACTGAGTTAAATGTTATTGAAAGTCCGTGGTCTTCTTGTGATGTAACAGTGGCTGGTAAAATCAGCCCCGggt from Theileria annulata chromosome 1, complete sequence, *** SEQUENCING IN PROGRESS *** harbors:
- a CDS encoding pre-rRNA processing protein, putative (TapCf04.q1c.cand.102 - score = 36.30): MKIRELEDRIADKEWMRNPNSVMDFERLVVTNSRSSAVWIAYMAFYINSGDIEMARKTVKRGLKAIDFREMAEKMNLWVAYLNMECIYGDKVMEIFKQAIQYNDSKSIHLKMINIFVNNNQLEKAKEICEKAIKKFHKSKKVWLSYLRLLYENMKDFEAGRQLHKVCITRIPQRKRILITSSTALLEYKHGSPEMGKMYFENILLENPKRMDIWNQYLTAHIKLNMDESKTQKSEGLKNVRNLFDRAITLDLKPKKMKIIFSKWLEFECAYGTEKSKESVQKKALKYVEYIEKKLNG
- a CDS encoding rna-associated protein, putative → MLESEDFPRSYLKEGVKTLDKIKKSVLSRFQKNKANKPSKIDEEDISDGIYGSKCTDDVKLPTLDSITPGTLVLGSVALVCPSGLRIHILNNIVGFAKYSDLFDSADSDTNNGDLANDRDNRLSSPIKIGSTVICYVLKVNYSYLSLSLKPSLINRDLRVDNIYPGLILPATVTSQEDHGLSITFNSVSGLNGFIMYDEQGRESVKSILKSSYPINSTVNVAVVTVNAERGFVKCQWPWLYKTPIDTEAGLVFDTLKPGLLLKAEVLNVHNIVLEGSSKSVFAGYTVKCLGSINETISSLHSFAQTNISNEVEMEDFYSLVGETVECRIIQVDFENKKLHMSMQSQILKWKGPMGQAFKPINNKIINCKITQCFSSGFLLESIPPTGDDINNSDKRVLHCYCAIHDVLDDKSLTEETIFSSSKYSVGSVHECRVIEFDYFTRLTRVSMKSSLISEEYVTPFELSASDVVKGKIINLVNSGAIVQISSLVFGKVPLGHLTQVPVTKLPEGLKVGRNLRLRVLKFDHAHNKLILTAKGLMLDDTDPVVKFEQLHVGKKLIGYVTIAKDTLYTTNGLDPQSANSDELEEPKVGKGNQKIYVKFYNELKTVLSPEEVKKAKELSMDLNTDSVVKCAVTRVDRAKKVFSVTLDELKISKLLENKDTTKKPRREKRKLLCKQIFKDYKSKKKLKKN